In a single window of the Pseudomonas sp. B21-015 genome:
- the putA gene encoding trifunctional transcriptional regulator/proline dehydrogenase/L-glutamate gamma-semialdehyde dehydrogenase encodes MATTTLGVKLDDPTRERLKAAATSIDRTPHWLIKQAIFNYLEKLEGGATLTELSGLTGKDADDAGEVHTDHAHQCFLEFAESILPQSVLRASITAAYRRPEPEVVPMLIEQARLPAPMCDATNKLAASIAEKLRNQKSAGGRAGIVQGLLQEFSLSSQEGVALMCLAEALLRIPDKGTRDALIRDKISTGNWQPHLGNSPSLFVNAATWGLLLTGKLVATHNEAGLTSSLSRIIGKSGEPMIRKGVDMAMRLMGEQFVTGETIAEALANASKFEAKGFRYSYDMLGEAALTEHDAQKYLASYEQAIHSIGKASHGRGIYEGPGISIKLSALHPRYSRAQYERVMDELYPRLLSLTLLAKQYDIGLNIDAEEADRLELSLDLLERLCFEPQLTGWNGIGFVIQAYQKRCPYVIDYVIDLARRSRHRLMIRLVKGAYWDSEIKRAQVEGLEGYPVYTRKVYTDVSYIACARKLLSVPEVIYPQFATHNAHTLSAIYHIAGQNYYPGQYEFQCLHGMGEPLYEQVVGKVSEGKLNRPCRVYAPVGTHETLLAYLVRRLLENGANTSFVNRIADQSISIQELVADPVASIEQMATLEGGFGLPHPRIPLPRDLYGAERANSSGIDMANEHRLASLSCALLATAHNNWKAAPMLGCASSTEIPAPVLNPSDLRDVVGHVQEATVEDVDNAIQCALNAGPIWQATPPAERAAILERAADLMEGEIQPLMGLLAREAGKTFANAIAEVREAVDFLRYYAVQARNDFTNDAHRPLGPVVCISPWNFPLAIFSGQVAAALAAGNPVLAKPAEQTPLVAAQAVRLLLEAGIPEGVLQLLPGRGETVGARLVGDDRVKGVMFTGSTEVARLLQRNVAGRLDAQGRPIPLIAETGGQNAMIVDSSALTEQVVIDVVSSAFDSAGQRCSALRVLCLQEDSADRVIEMLKGAMAECRLGNPERLSVDIGPVIDAEAKAGIEKHIQAMRDKGRNVYQVAIANSEEVKRGTFVMPTLIELESFDELQREIFGPVLHVVRYKRKEIDQLIGQINASGYGLTLGVHTRIDETIAKVIDNVNAGNVYVNRNIVGAVVGVQPFGGEGLSGTGPKAGGPLYLYRLLSTRPTDAIEQSFARGDAIAAPDVRLRDAMSKPLTALKAWADSNKLADLSALCVQFAAQSQSGITRVLAGPTGERNSYAILPREHVLCLADVEGDLLTQLAAVLAVGGSAVWPDAEPAKALFARLPKEIQARIKRVADWTKDEVVIDAVLHHGHSDQLRAVCQQVAKRAGAIVGVHGLSQGETNIALERLVIERALSVNTAAAGGNASLMTIG; translated from the coding sequence ATGGCTACCACCACCCTTGGGGTCAAACTTGACGACCCGACCCGCGAACGCCTCAAGGCCGCCGCGACCTCGATTGATCGCACGCCGCACTGGCTGATCAAGCAGGCAATTTTCAATTACCTGGAAAAACTCGAGGGTGGTGCAACCCTGACCGAGCTGAGCGGTTTGACCGGCAAAGACGCCGACGACGCTGGCGAAGTCCATACCGATCACGCGCACCAGTGCTTCCTGGAGTTCGCTGAAAGCATCCTGCCGCAATCGGTGCTGCGTGCGTCTATCACTGCCGCTTACCGTCGCCCGGAACCCGAAGTGGTGCCGATGCTGATCGAGCAGGCGCGCCTGCCGGCCCCGATGTGCGACGCCACCAACAAGCTCGCCGCCTCGATTGCCGAGAAACTGCGCAATCAGAAGAGCGCCGGCGGCCGTGCCGGGATTGTTCAGGGCCTGTTGCAGGAATTTTCCCTGTCGTCCCAGGAAGGCGTGGCACTGATGTGCCTGGCCGAAGCGCTGCTGCGCATTCCGGACAAAGGCACTCGCGATGCATTGATCCGCGACAAGATCAGCACCGGCAACTGGCAGCCGCACCTGGGCAACAGCCCGTCGCTGTTCGTCAACGCCGCCACCTGGGGCTTGCTGCTGACCGGCAAACTGGTCGCCACCCACAACGAAGCCGGCCTGACTTCGTCGTTGAGCCGCATCATCGGCAAGAGCGGCGAGCCGATGATCCGCAAGGGCGTCGACATGGCCATGCGCCTGATGGGCGAGCAGTTCGTCACCGGCGAAACCATCGCCGAAGCCCTGGCCAACGCCAGCAAGTTCGAAGCCAAAGGCTTTCGCTATTCCTACGACATGCTGGGTGAAGCCGCACTCACCGAGCACGACGCCCAGAAGTACCTGGCCTCGTACGAACAAGCCATCCACTCGATCGGCAAAGCCTCCCACGGTCGCGGGATTTATGAAGGCCCGGGCATTTCCATCAAGCTCTCGGCGCTGCACCCACGCTACAGCCGCGCCCAGTACGAGCGCGTGATGGACGAGCTGTACCCGCGCCTGCTGTCGCTGACCCTGCTGGCCAAGCAATACGACATCGGCCTGAACATCGACGCCGAAGAAGCCGACCGCCTCGAGTTGTCGCTGGATCTGCTGGAGCGCCTGTGCTTCGAGCCGCAACTGACCGGCTGGAACGGCATCGGCTTCGTGATCCAGGCTTACCAGAAGCGTTGCCCGTACGTGATCGATTACGTGATCGACCTGGCTCGCCGCAGCCGTCATCGCCTGATGATCCGCTTGGTGAAAGGCGCGTACTGGGACAGCGAAATCAAACGCGCCCAGGTCGAAGGCCTGGAAGGCTATCCGGTCTACACCCGCAAGGTGTACACCGACGTTTCCTACATCGCCTGCGCACGCAAACTGCTGTCGGTGCCGGAAGTCATCTATCCGCAGTTCGCCACGCACAACGCCCACACCTTGTCGGCCATCTACCACATCGCCGGTCAGAACTATTACCCCGGCCAGTATGAGTTCCAGTGCCTGCACGGCATGGGCGAACCGCTGTACGAACAGGTTGTAGGTAAAGTTTCCGAAGGCAAGCTGAACCGTCCGTGCCGCGTGTACGCACCGGTTGGCACGCACGAAACATTGTTGGCGTACTTGGTGCGTCGTCTGCTGGAAAACGGCGCGAACACTTCGTTCGTCAACCGCATCGCCGACCAGTCTATTTCGATTCAGGAACTGGTGGCCGATCCAGTGGCCAGCATCGAGCAGATGGCTACGCTGGAAGGCGGCTTCGGCCTGCCGCACCCGCGTATCCCGTTGCCGCGTGATCTTTATGGTGCCGAGCGCGCCAACTCCAGCGGCATCGACATGGCCAACGAACATCGTCTGGCTTCCCTGTCGTGCGCCCTGCTGGCCACTGCTCACAACAACTGGAAAGCGGCGCCGATGCTCGGTTGCGCGTCCAGCACTGAAATCCCTGCGCCGGTATTGAACCCGTCGGATCTGCGTGACGTGGTTGGTCACGTACAGGAAGCCACTGTCGAAGACGTCGACAACGCGATCCAGTGCGCCCTGAACGCTGGGCCGATCTGGCAGGCCACCCCGCCGGCCGAACGTGCCGCGATCCTGGAACGTGCCGCCGATTTGATGGAAGGCGAGATCCAGCCGTTGATGGGCCTGTTGGCTCGCGAAGCCGGCAAAACCTTCGCCAACGCCATCGCCGAAGTGCGTGAAGCCGTGGACTTCCTGCGTTACTACGCGGTGCAGGCTCGCAACGATTTTACCAACGATGCCCACCGTCCGTTGGGTCCGGTGGTCTGCATCAGCCCGTGGAACTTCCCGCTGGCGATCTTCAGTGGTCAGGTCGCTGCTGCCCTGGCCGCCGGTAACCCGGTACTGGCCAAACCTGCGGAACAAACCCCGCTGGTGGCCGCTCAAGCCGTGCGTTTGTTGCTCGAAGCCGGGATTCCGGAAGGCGTGCTGCAACTGCTGCCGGGCCGTGGCGAAACCGTTGGTGCCCGTCTGGTCGGTGACGATCGGGTCAAAGGCGTGATGTTCACCGGCTCCACCGAAGTCGCTCGTTTGTTGCAACGCAATGTCGCCGGTCGCCTGGATGCCCAGGGCCGTCCGATTCCGCTGATCGCCGAAACCGGCGGCCAGAACGCGATGATCGTCGACTCCTCGGCGCTGACCGAACAGGTGGTGATCGACGTGGTGTCGTCGGCCTTCGACAGTGCTGGCCAGCGTTGCTCGGCGCTGCGGGTACTGTGCCTGCAGGAAGATTCCGCTGACCGTGTCATCGAAATGCTCAAGGGCGCCATGGCTGAATGCCGTCTCGGTAATCCAGAGCGCCTGTCCGTGGACATCGGCCCGGTGATCGATGCCGAAGCCAAAGCCGGCATCGAGAAGCACATCCAGGCTATGCGCGACAAAGGTCGCAATGTGTATCAGGTGGCCATCGCCAACAGCGAAGAAGTCAAACGCGGCACCTTCGTGATGCCGACCCTGATCGAACTGGAAAGCTTCGACGAACTGCAACGGGAGATCTTCGGCCCGGTGCTGCACGTGGTTCGCTACAAGCGCAAAGAGATCGATCAACTGATCGGCCAGATCAACGCTTCCGGCTACGGCCTGACCCTGGGCGTACACACTCGCATCGACGAGACCATCGCCAAGGTGATCGACAACGTCAACGCCGGTAACGTCTACGTGAACCGCAACATTGTTGGTGCCGTGGTCGGCGTGCAACCGTTCGGCGGTGAAGGCCTGTCGGGTACTGGCCCGAAAGCCGGTGGTCCGCTGTACCTGTACCGCTTGCTGTCGACACGTCCTACCGATGCGATCGAACAATCCTTCGCCCGCGGCGACGCTATCGCTGCACCGGACGTCCGCCTGCGTGACGCCATGAGCAAACCGCTGACCGCCCTGAAAGCCTGGGCCGACAGCAACAAGCTCGCTGACTTGAGCGCCCTGTGCGTGCAGTTCGCGGCGCAATCGCAAAGCGGGATCACCCGTGTACTGGCGGGCCCGACCGGCGAGCGCAACAGCTACGCCATCCTGCCGCGCGAACACGTGCTGTGCCTGGCGGACGTCGAAGGCGATCTGCTGACTCAACTGGCGGCGGTGTTGGCCGTCGGTGGTTCGGCGGTGTGGCCGGACGCTGAACCGGCCAAGGCTTTGTTCGCACGCCTGCCGAAAGAAATCCAGGCTCGGATCAAGCGGGTTGCCGACTGGACCAAGGACGAGGTGGTGATTGATGCGGTCCTGCATCACGGCCATTCCGACCAGTTGCGTGCGGTCTGCCAGCAAGTGGCCAAGCGTGCCGGTGCGATTGTCGGGGTTCACGGCTTGTCGCAGGGTGAAACCAACATTGCGCTGGAACGTCTGGTGATCGAGCGTGCGTTGAGCGTTAACACCGCTGCGGCGGGTGGTAATGCCAGTTTGATGACGATCGGCTAA
- a CDS encoding acyl-CoA dehydrogenase, producing MSETLLSSRNLAFELYEVLDAEGLTQRERFAEHNRETFDAAIGTARSIAEKLFAPHNRKGDENEPRYEDGQAILIPEVKPAVDAFLEAGFLNAARSFDAGGMQLPTLLSQACFAHFQSANAASTSYPFLTMGAANLIESFGTDEQKQRFLQPMIDGRFFGTMALTEPHAGSSLSDIRTRAEPASDGTYRLKGNKIFISGGDHPLSENIVHMVLAKLPDAPAGVKGISLFIVPKFLVNGDGSLGKRNDVLLAGLFHKMGWRGTTSTALNFGDNGECVGYLVGKPHHGLSYMFQMMNEARIGVGMGAVMLGYAGYLYSLEYARERPQGRVPDSKDPTTAPVAIIQHADVRRMLLTQKSYVEGAFDLGLYAARLFDDTTTLESEAERKQAHELLDLLTPIVKSWPSEFCLKANELAIQILGGHGYTREYPVEQYYRDNRLNPIHEGTHGIQSLDLLGRKLAQNGGAGLKQLIRLIADTAERAQAYESLTPLREPLEKLVARLQTVTIGLLTDLAQGKVNSSLANSALYLKVFGHMVIGWRWLEQAIRAEEGLAKGNAADESFYKGKLQAARYFLTWEVPGCHHELAILEARDDVCLAMRDEWF from the coding sequence ATGTCCGAGACGTTGCTCAGTTCCCGTAATCTGGCTTTCGAGCTGTATGAAGTCCTCGATGCCGAGGGCCTGACCCAGCGTGAGCGGTTCGCCGAGCACAACCGCGAGACCTTCGATGCGGCCATCGGCACTGCCCGCAGCATCGCCGAGAAGTTATTCGCCCCGCACAACCGCAAGGGCGACGAGAACGAGCCGCGCTATGAGGACGGTCAGGCGATTCTGATTCCGGAAGTGAAACCGGCGGTGGACGCCTTCCTCGAAGCCGGTTTCCTCAACGCCGCGCGCAGTTTCGACGCGGGCGGCATGCAACTTCCTACGCTGCTGTCGCAAGCGTGCTTTGCGCACTTTCAGTCGGCCAACGCGGCGTCGACTTCTTACCCGTTCCTGACCATGGGCGCGGCCAACCTGATCGAAAGCTTCGGCACCGATGAGCAGAAGCAACGCTTCCTGCAACCGATGATCGACGGCCGTTTCTTCGGCACCATGGCCCTCACCGAGCCCCACGCTGGCTCGTCGCTGTCGGATATTCGAACCCGCGCAGAGCCTGCGTCCGACGGCACCTATCGACTCAAGGGCAACAAGATCTTCATCTCCGGTGGCGATCACCCGCTGTCGGAAAACATCGTGCACATGGTGCTGGCCAAACTGCCAGACGCACCGGCCGGGGTGAAGGGCATTTCGCTGTTTATCGTGCCCAAGTTCCTGGTCAACGGTGACGGCAGTCTCGGCAAGCGCAACGACGTGTTGCTGGCCGGGTTGTTCCACAAGATGGGCTGGCGTGGCACCACGTCCACCGCGCTGAACTTCGGCGACAACGGCGAGTGTGTCGGCTATCTGGTGGGCAAGCCGCACCATGGCCTGAGCTACATGTTCCAGATGATGAACGAGGCGCGGATCGGCGTCGGCATGGGCGCGGTGATGCTGGGTTATGCCGGTTATCTGTACTCACTGGAATATGCCCGCGAGCGTCCGCAAGGTCGGGTGCCGGATAGCAAGGACCCGACCACCGCGCCGGTGGCAATCATTCAGCATGCCGATGTCAGACGCATGCTGCTGACGCAAAAATCCTACGTCGAAGGGGCCTTTGACCTCGGGTTGTACGCAGCGCGGCTGTTTGACGACACCACGACGCTTGAGAGCGAAGCCGAGCGCAAACAGGCTCATGAGCTGCTGGATCTGCTGACGCCGATCGTTAAATCCTGGCCGTCGGAGTTTTGCCTGAAGGCCAACGAACTGGCGATCCAGATTCTCGGTGGCCACGGTTATACCCGTGAGTACCCGGTGGAGCAGTACTACCGCGACAACCGCCTGAACCCGATTCACGAAGGGACTCACGGCATTCAGTCACTGGATTTGCTGGGGCGCAAGTTGGCGCAGAACGGGGGCGCGGGGCTCAAGCAACTGATCCGCCTGATCGCCGACACCGCCGAGCGAGCGCAAGCGTATGAATCGCTGACGCCGCTGCGCGAACCGTTGGAGAAACTGGTCGCACGCCTGCAAACCGTGACCATCGGCCTGCTGACCGATCTGGCTCAAGGCAAGGTCAATAGCAGCCTGGCGAACTCGGCGCTGTATCTGAAAGTGTTCGGGCATATGGTGATTGGTTGGCGTTGGCTGGAACAGGCGATTCGCGCCGAGGAAGGATTGGCCAAGGGGAATGCGGCGGATGAGAGCTTTTATAAAGGCAAGCTGCAGGCGGCGCGGTATTTCCTGACGTGGGAAGTGCCGGGTTGTCACCATGAGCTGGCGATTCTTGAGGCGCGGGATGATGTGTGCCTGGCGATGCGGGATGAATGGTTCTGA
- a CDS encoding methyl-accepting chemotaxis protein encodes MIGEVLATSERLRTAVGQVARVVDNTAERSGRQQEMTDMVATAVHEMGLTVQEIAQNAGNAAVASQTARDEALQAREVVGGSIRHIESMSEEIGIAAGAVGELAHQVASIDQVLAVIRGISEQTNLLALNAAIEAARAGDMGRGFAVVADEVRTLARRTQSSTDEIQQMIGSLKQGAENAVSSMHSGQAATGTGVESSQRTGASLTAITGQVERISDMNHQVATATEEQSVVTEEINRNVQGISDLARATAGEVRVCREDCQTLQRLADDLARQMGGFRLS; translated from the coding sequence ATGATCGGCGAAGTCCTGGCCACCAGTGAGCGTTTGCGCACGGCGGTCGGCCAGGTGGCGCGGGTGGTGGACAACACGGCCGAACGCTCGGGGCGTCAGCAGGAAATGACCGACATGGTCGCCACCGCTGTCCACGAGATGGGCCTGACCGTGCAGGAAATCGCTCAAAACGCCGGCAACGCGGCCGTCGCTTCGCAAACCGCGCGGGATGAAGCGCTGCAGGCGCGGGAAGTGGTGGGCGGATCGATCCGGCATATCGAAAGCATGTCCGAGGAGATTGGCATCGCCGCCGGTGCGGTGGGCGAGTTGGCTCATCAAGTGGCGTCCATCGATCAGGTGTTGGCGGTGATTCGCGGGATTTCCGAGCAGACCAATCTGCTGGCGCTCAACGCCGCCATCGAAGCGGCGCGGGCCGGGGACATGGGGCGCGGGTTTGCGGTGGTGGCCGATGAAGTGCGGACCCTGGCGCGGCGAACTCAATCGTCCACCGACGAGATCCAGCAAATGATCGGCAGTCTCAAGCAAGGCGCGGAGAATGCGGTGTCTTCCATGCATTCCGGGCAAGCGGCGACCGGCACGGGCGTTGAGTCGAGTCAGCGCACCGGGGCGTCGCTGACGGCGATTACCGGGCAGGTCGAGCGCATCAGCGATATGAACCATCAGGTGGCCACGGCGACGGAAGAGCAGTCGGTGGTGACGGAAGAGATCAACCGCAATGTACAGGGGATTTCTGATTTGGCTCGAGCGACGGCGGGGGAAGTCAGGGTTTGTCGGGAAGATTGTCAGACGTTGCAGCGGTTGGCGGATGATTTGGCTCGGCAGATGGGTGGGTTTCGGTTGAGCTGA